The following coding sequences lie in one Sinorhizobium fredii USDA 257 genomic window:
- a CDS encoding ArsR/SmtB family transcription factor → MEQEEAIMALAALAQSTRLETFRLLVRHQPEGLPAGDIARALAIPHNTMSTHLNILARARLVSSERRSRLIVYRAEMQRLRELTLFLLKDCCGGNASLCAPLIQELEPCCSKEEVSR, encoded by the coding sequence ATGGAACAAGAAGAAGCCATCATGGCCCTCGCGGCACTCGCCCAGTCGACCCGTCTGGAAACCTTCAGGCTGCTTGTCCGGCATCAGCCCGAGGGGCTGCCGGCGGGCGACATCGCCCGCGCGCTGGCGATACCCCACAACACGATGTCGACGCATCTGAACATCCTTGCCCGCGCCCGCCTGGTTTCGTCCGAACGCCGCAGCCGCCTGATCGTCTATCGAGCGGAAATGCAGCGCTTGCGGGAGCTGACCCTGTTTCTCCTCAAGGACTGCTGCGGCGGGAATGCCAGCCTCTGCGCGCCGCTGATCCAGGAGCTCGAACCCTGTTGTTCAAAGGAGGAGGTCTCTCGGTGA
- a CDS encoding arsenate reductase ArsC: MFLCTGNSARSIIAESVLRKVGGGKFNAYSAGSQPKGEVNPLAIETLTGHHYPIEDLRSKSWEEFAGDAPEMDFIFTVCDNAAGEACPVWPGQPVTAHWGVEDPVAVEGTDAEKRVAFATTLRYMKLRIAAFAALPVESLERMSLTSKLHEIGGMEGSTSTSPDIA, encoded by the coding sequence ATGTTCCTCTGTACGGGAAACTCGGCCCGCTCGATCATTGCCGAAAGCGTGCTGAGAAAGGTTGGCGGCGGCAAGTTCAACGCCTATTCCGCCGGAAGTCAGCCAAAGGGGGAGGTGAACCCCCTCGCGATCGAGACCCTGACCGGCCATCACTACCCGATTGAGGATCTGCGTTCGAAGAGCTGGGAGGAGTTCGCAGGCGATGCGCCTGAGATGGATTTCATCTTCACCGTCTGTGACAACGCAGCGGGTGAAGCCTGCCCAGTATGGCCCGGCCAACCGGTGACGGCGCACTGGGGCGTCGAGGACCCGGTTGCTGTCGAGGGAACGGACGCCGAGAAGCGGGTCGCCTTTGCAACGACGCTCCGCTACATGAAGCTTCGCATCGCAGCTTTTGCGGCCCTGCCTGTCGAGAGCCTCGAGCGGATGAGCCTGACGTCGAAGCTCCACGAGATCGGTGGGATGGAAGGCTCCACGTCAACAAGTCCCGACATAGCATGA
- the arsC gene encoding arsenate reductase (glutaredoxin) (This arsenate reductase requires both glutathione and glutaredoxin to convert arsenate to arsenite, after which the efflux transporter formed by ArsA and ArsB can extrude the arsenite from the cell, providing resistance.), producing MDVTIYHNPACGTSRNTLALIRHAGMEPTVIEYLKTPPSRDELARMIRDAGLSVREAIREKGTPFAELGLDDPALSDDQLLAAMLEHPILINRPFVVTPIGTRLARPSEAVLDILPADAFKGPFVKEDGEKILDEEGRRVV from the coding sequence ATGGACGTTACCATCTACCACAACCCCGCATGCGGGACTTCGCGCAACACCCTGGCGCTCATCCGCCATGCCGGCATGGAACCGACGGTGATCGAATATCTCAAGACTCCACCGAGCCGCGACGAACTCGCCCGAATGATCCGCGACGCCGGCCTTTCGGTCCGCGAGGCAATTCGAGAGAAGGGAACGCCCTTTGCGGAGCTCGGCCTCGACGATCCGGCGCTTTCCGACGACCAGCTCCTGGCGGCAATGCTCGAGCATCCGATCCTCATCAATCGGCCGTTCGTCGTCACCCCGATCGGAACACGGCTGGCGCGGCCATCGGAGGCGGTTCTCGACATTTTGCCTGCAGACGCCTTCAAGGGGCCGTTCGTCAAGGAGGATGGCGAGAAGATTCTCGATGAAGAGGGCCGCCGCGTTGTCTGA
- the arsH gene encoding arsenical resistance protein ArsH, whose amino-acid sequence MKRAAALSDLPAADPRHLRKPDLNALRPPFSTHPPRILILYGSLRQVSYSRLLAQEAGRLLEHFGAEVRFFDPSGLPLPDDAPVSHPKVQELRELSGWSEGQVWVSPERHGAITGVMKAQIDWIPLSIGSIRPTQGKTLAVMQVSGGSQSFNAVNTLRLLGRWMRMITIPNQSSVAKAYQEFDADGRMKPSAYYDRVVDVCEELIKFTLLTRDASAYLVDRYSERKEDAEKLEQRIKLKSV is encoded by the coding sequence ATGAAGAGGGCCGCCGCGTTGTCTGATCTTCCTGCTGCCGATCCGCGGCATCTCCGCAAGCCGGATCTGAACGCGCTCCGGCCGCCGTTCTCGACCCACCCGCCGCGCATCCTGATCCTCTACGGATCGCTGCGCCAGGTGTCCTATTCCCGGCTGCTTGCTCAGGAGGCCGGGCGGTTGCTGGAACACTTCGGAGCTGAAGTGCGCTTCTTCGATCCTTCGGGCCTGCCGCTACCGGACGACGCGCCGGTCAGTCATCCCAAGGTGCAGGAGCTGCGGGAACTTTCCGGATGGTCGGAAGGCCAGGTCTGGGTGAGCCCGGAACGGCACGGGGCGATCACCGGGGTCATGAAGGCACAGATCGACTGGATACCGCTGTCGATCGGATCGATACGGCCGACGCAGGGAAAGACCCTCGCCGTCATGCAGGTGTCCGGCGGCTCGCAGTCCTTCAACGCGGTCAACACGCTCCGACTGCTTGGCCGCTGGATGCGCATGATCACGATTCCCAACCAGTCGTCCGTCGCCAAGGCATACCAGGAGTTCGACGCCGACGGGCGTATGAAGCCGTCTGCCTACTACGACCGCGTCGTCGACGTCTGCGAGGAGCTCATCAAGTTCACGCTGCTCACCCGCGACGCGTCGGCCTATCTCGTCGACCGATACAGCGAGCGCAAGGAAGACGCGGAGAAGCTTGAACAGCGGATCAAGCTCAAGTCGGTCTGA
- a CDS encoding haloacid dehalogenase type II, protein MKLTDFKALTFDCYGTLIDWESGMIEGLKPLTRRVGKNLSRNEILEAHARHESSQQLQTPAKNYRDLLPIVYKRLAEEWGVAVNWGECVAYGRTVKDWPAFSDSAGALQYLKTHYKIVILSNVDNESFAGSNEKLQVGFDAIYTAEDCGSYKPSDRNFEYMIKKLKTLGIQKHEVLHTAESMFHDHGPANKHGLASCWIYRRYDQAGFGATMDPGQMPKYDFRFNSMADLAKAHQEDLRKQS, encoded by the coding sequence ATGAAACTGACCGACTTCAAAGCATTGACGTTCGATTGCTACGGTACCCTCATCGACTGGGAGTCCGGCATGATCGAAGGGCTGAAGCCGCTGACCAGGAGAGTCGGCAAGAATTTGAGCCGCAACGAAATACTCGAGGCGCATGCACGCCACGAGTCGTCTCAACAACTGCAGACTCCGGCAAAGAACTACAGAGACCTGCTGCCGATCGTCTATAAGCGGCTTGCCGAAGAATGGGGGGTAGCCGTCAACTGGGGTGAGTGCGTCGCCTACGGCCGGACCGTCAAGGATTGGCCGGCCTTCAGCGACTCGGCTGGCGCGCTTCAGTATCTGAAGACGCACTACAAGATCGTAATCCTGTCGAACGTCGATAACGAGAGCTTCGCAGGCAGCAACGAGAAGCTTCAGGTCGGTTTCGACGCCATCTACACGGCGGAGGACTGCGGTTCCTACAAGCCGTCCGACCGCAACTTCGAATACATGATCAAGAAGCTGAAAACGCTCGGAATTCAGAAACATGAAGTCCTCCACACTGCAGAAAGCATGTTCCATGATCACGGTCCGGCCAACAAGCACGGCCTCGCATCCTGCTGGATCTACCGACGCTACGATCAGGCCGGTTTCGGCGCTACGATGGACCCGGGCCAAATGCCCAAATACGACTTCCGCTTCAACAGCATGGCGGACCTCGCGAAGGCGCACCAGGAGGATTTGAGGAAGCAAAGCTAA